One window from the genome of Dermochelys coriacea isolate rDerCor1 chromosome 19, rDerCor1.pri.v4, whole genome shotgun sequence encodes:
- the EVA1B gene encoding protein eva-1 homolog B, translating into METHKREMELLSNSMAAYAHIRDNPESFGLYFVLGVCFGLVLTLCLLVIRISCQPHAHRLPAKPRRSLRDISEEDEEEEEEEEEETVDNVAAESPLPITEIPLENHSPADGTLPVNVFASAEELERAQRLEERERIIREIWRNGQPDILGTGTVGRVHYY; encoded by the exons ATGGAGACACACAAGCGGGAGATGGAGCTGCTGAGCAACAGCATGGCCGCCTACGCCCACATCCGAG ACAATCCTGAGAGTTTTGGCCTCTATTTTGTCCTGGGCGTCTGCTTCGGCCTGGTGTTAACCCTCTGCTTGCTGGTGATCCGCATCTCCTGCCAGCCGCACGCCCACCGCCTCCCTGCCAAGCCCCGGCGGAGCCTCCGGGACATCAGCGAGGAagacgaagaggaggaggaggaggaggaggaggagacggtGGACAACGTGGCGGCAGAGTCCCCGCTGCCCATCACCGAGATCCCCCTGGAGAACCACAGCCCGGCAGATGGCACCTTGCCTGTCAACGTCTTTGCCTCGGCGGAGGAACTAGAGCGGGCGCAACGGCTGGAGGAACGGGAGCGCATCATCCGGGAGATCTGGCGCAACGGCCAGCCGGACATCCTGGGTACAGGCACCGTGGGCAGAGTACACTACTACTGA